From a single Methanofollis sp. W23 genomic region:
- the purL gene encoding phosphoribosylformylglycinamidine synthase subunit PurL, producing MLSADDLGFITGTLGRALTDVESACFENLWSEHCSYRSTKSVLKTLPTEGEDVILGPGDDAAVVRFSDDLAVVVGMESHNHPSYVDPYDGAATGVGGIVRDIISMGARPIALMDPLYFGSLDGEKTRYLFEHIVGGIGGYGNCIGVPVVRGETVFDPSYQGNPLVNVVCVGVVDPDHYLTARVKAPGNRLVLYGSSTGRDGLGGASFASRDLSEDSEASERTSVQIGDPYTEKLLIEATCEMAATGKVLACRDLGAAGLAGASSEMASSFGAKIVADRVHLREEGMNAVEIMLAESQERMLVEAAPEDVALIGAIAEKYDLRWSEIGEVIAEPRYIVEFEGTVVCDLPVDLLVGGTPGCALPKTPKAPDTTYTPPEGALKTLALAVLSHPDVASKEWIVEQYDHHVQLRTVSTDHDAGVLRLGDAALVLSCGCNPRQIALAPYENAANAVYENAANLACLGARPLCIVNCLNFASPSHPEVFWEMEQSVLGLGDMARALDAPVVGGNVSMYNESDEFGTEIKPTPTIGMVGKGPVRRWTAPAAGDRLALVGATGAHLGGSVLDAVTGCGGAAPPKADPAVMEKVRDLVAADALTGATDLSKGGLIAALAKLAPDAEVAITGDDPLVALFSETYGRFLVAFKDEAALEGLEYQVIGTVGGEGLRLTVGDEAFSLSREEIEEARTSITRLMRF from the coding sequence ATGCTGTCTGCCGATGACCTTGGGTTCATCACCGGAACACTGGGCCGCGCCCTCACCGACGTGGAATCCGCGTGCTTCGAGAACCTGTGGAGCGAACACTGTTCATATCGTTCGACCAAGTCTGTTCTCAAGACTCTCCCGACCGAGGGGGAAGACGTAATCCTCGGACCAGGGGACGATGCTGCGGTCGTCCGGTTCTCCGACGACCTCGCGGTCGTCGTCGGGATGGAGAGCCACAACCACCCGAGTTATGTCGATCCCTATGACGGGGCGGCGACCGGGGTCGGCGGGATCGTCAGGGACATCATCTCGATGGGTGCCCGCCCCATCGCCCTGATGGACCCCCTGTATTTCGGGTCTCTCGACGGGGAGAAGACCAGGTACCTCTTCGAGCACATCGTCGGGGGTATCGGGGGCTATGGCAACTGCATCGGCGTCCCGGTGGTCCGGGGCGAGACAGTCTTCGACCCTTCGTACCAGGGCAACCCGCTGGTCAATGTCGTCTGTGTCGGTGTCGTGGACCCTGACCACTACCTCACCGCACGGGTGAAGGCGCCAGGGAACCGTCTGGTCCTCTATGGATCGTCCACCGGGAGGGACGGGCTTGGCGGGGCCTCGTTCGCGTCACGTGATCTCTCAGAAGATTCAGAAGCTTCAGAGCGGACAAGTGTGCAGATCGGCGACCCCTATACCGAGAAACTGCTCATCGAGGCAACCTGCGAGATGGCCGCCACCGGAAAGGTCCTGGCCTGCCGCGACCTCGGGGCCGCCGGGCTCGCCGGGGCCTCCTCTGAGATGGCGAGCAGTTTCGGAGCGAAGATCGTTGCAGACAGGGTCCACCTCAGGGAAGAAGGCATGAATGCGGTCGAGATCATGCTTGCTGAGTCGCAGGAACGGATGCTCGTCGAGGCTGCTCCCGAGGACGTCGCCCTCATCGGCGCGATCGCCGAGAAGTACGACCTGCGCTGGAGCGAGATCGGGGAGGTGATCGCCGAGCCGCGCTATATCGTTGAGTTCGAGGGGACGGTGGTCTGCGACCTTCCTGTCGACCTCCTGGTCGGCGGGACACCAGGGTGTGCCCTGCCAAAGACGCCAAAGGCCCCGGACACCACCTACACTCCGCCTGAGGGCGCGCTCAAGACCCTGGCCCTTGCCGTCCTCTCGCACCCTGACGTCGCCTCCAAGGAGTGGATCGTCGAGCAGTACGACCACCATGTGCAGCTGCGGACCGTCTCCACCGATCACGACGCAGGAGTTCTGCGCCTGGGTGACGCCGCTCTGGTCCTCTCGTGCGGGTGCAACCCCCGCCAGATCGCCCTGGCGCCCTACGAGAACGCCGCAAATGCGGTCTACGAGAATGCGGCGAACCTCGCCTGCCTCGGCGCCCGGCCTCTCTGTATCGTGAACTGCCTCAACTTTGCCAGTCCCTCTCATCCTGAGGTCTTCTGGGAGATGGAGCAGAGCGTGCTCGGCCTCGGCGACATGGCCCGCGCCCTCGACGCCCCGGTCGTCGGCGGAAACGTCTCGATGTACAATGAGAGCGACGAGTTCGGGACCGAGATCAAACCGACCCCGACGATCGGGATGGTCGGGAAGGGTCCGGTCCGCCGGTGGACCGCTCCTGCGGCCGGCGACCGCCTCGCCCTTGTCGGGGCGACCGGGGCGCACCTCGGCGGGTCGGTCCTGGACGCGGTGACCGGATGCGGCGGTGCGGCCCCGCCAAAGGCCGACCCGGCAGTGATGGAGAAGGTCAGGGACCTGGTGGCGGCCGACGCCCTCACCGGGGCGACCGACCTCTCGAAGGGCGGACTGATCGCCGCCCTGGCCAAACTTGCGCCCGACGCCGAGGTCGCGATCACTGGCGACGACCCGCTCGTCGCCCTCTTCTCAGAGACCTACGGACGGTTCCTCGTCGCGTTCAAGGACGAGGCGGCCCTCGAAGGCCTGGAGTACCAGGTCATCGGCACCGTCGGCGGCGAAGGCCTGCGCCTGACCGTCGGCGACGAGGCGTTCTCCCTCTCGCGCGAAGAGATCGAGGAGGCCCGCACCTCGATCACGCGCCTGATGCGCTTCTGA
- a CDS encoding flavodoxin — MKTCMIFYSGTGQTRALAKGAAEIVGADLVEVRDRANYSKVMMYLKGAPRARRGEKAEIEPAEIDVGAYDLVAIGTPVWAGNPTPAAHAIIAGLRNCEGKTAVAFATSGAVPGGALEKLSKALGARGLSVVGTFHASAKDLKKGDGPERLARVIRSASGA; from the coding sequence ATGAAGACCTGCATGATCTTTTACTCTGGCACCGGGCAGACCCGCGCCCTGGCGAAAGGTGCCGCCGAGATCGTCGGGGCAGACCTGGTCGAAGTCAGGGACCGCGCCAATTACTCGAAGGTGATGATGTATCTCAAGGGGGCGCCACGGGCGCGCCGCGGGGAGAAGGCCGAGATCGAACCCGCCGAGATCGATGTCGGGGCATATGACCTCGTCGCGATCGGGACACCGGTCTGGGCCGGGAACCCGACCCCTGCCGCGCACGCGATCATTGCCGGACTCAGGAACTGCGAGGGAAAAACGGCGGTAGCCTTCGCGACGAGCGGCGCCGTGCCTGGGGGGGCCCTGGAAAAACTCTCAAAAGCCCTCGGAGCGCGTGGGCTGAGCGTCGTCGGCACTTTTCATGCCTCCGCGAAGGACCTGAAAAAAGGGGACGGACCAGAGAGACTGGCCCGGGTGATCAGAAGCGCATCAGGCGCGTGA